CAGCCGAGGCACGGCGGCGGAGAACGGTATGGCGTGACACGATTCTTTGACGGCCAGTACGCGTCGGCCGACTGCGTGCTGCCCGAGCATGCCACGCGTGCCCTTTTGGCCGCTACGCGTGCAGAATTCGAGCGCATCTGTGCGGCCGACGCCACGCGACGTGCGGACATTCGGCTCGACGCGAGCGTTGAAGACCCGGATGGTGCATCGATCGAGCTGCTCGCGAGCGACGTCGACGTGCAGCGTCGAGATGTGCGCCTCGAGGCGCAGCAACTGGCGCTGTTCTGACGCTGCCGTACCTTAACCTGCTCGGCCGTCGTACGGGCAAGTTTGCGCGGCGGCCGCTCTCGCGGCCGCGCTGACGGAATCGCGATCGCGCCGCGCGATCGGAGATCGCCGCGGCGCTCATGACCGGGACGCAGCACCGTCGGTCCGCTACGTCCTGCAGGTCCATCCCCTTCCGTCGGCATTCCACAGCCGTCGACCTTTCAACCCGGAGCCCACGTTCGCCCGCCGTGTCCTGGCGGACGGACCGCTGCGCCGTGCGCGACGAATGTCGCACGGCGCCCCGCTCCTGCAAGGGGCTTTCGCGGCATATCCTCGCGCGCTTCGCGCACTCCGGTATTCCACGGTCCCCTTGCCCGCCATTCCCCTGCGGGCGCTCGCCAGCTCCGGGTAGCACGGTTTGCGAGCCAGATCGTTCTGGCTGTGCTCCGGCTGCCCCTATCTCAACTCTATGGAGCTGACCGTGAGCTATTTGTACAACGGCGACTGCCTGGTCGCCATGCCCAAACTCGCCCCCGAATCCGTCGACTGTATCGTGACGGACCCGCCTTACCTCGTGAATTTCCGCGATCGGAGCGGTCGCTCGATCGCGAACGACGTGAACGGCGACTGGCTGGCGCCGGCGTTCGCCGAAATGTTCCGCGTCCTGAAACGCGATGCCGTGTGCATTTCGTTCTACGGCTGGAACAAGGTCGACCTGTTTTTCGACGCCTGGAAGGCCGCCGGCTTTCGCGTGGCCGGCCACTTCGTCTTCACGAAATCCTACGCGTCCAAGGCCGGCCTGGTGAAGTACCAACACGAATCCGCCTACCTGCTCGCCAAGGGGCGGCCCGTGGCGCCGGCGGCGCCGATCGCCGACGTCATGCCGTTTCCGTACAGCGGCAATCGCCACCATCCGACCGAAAAGCCGGTCGCCGCGCTGCGCACACTCATTTCCGCTTTTACGCAGCCCGGCGACGTCGTACTGGATCCGTTCGCCGGCTCCGGCTCGACGTGCGTTGCCGCCCGCGAGCTCGGGCGCCGGTATATCGGCATCGAACTGGACGCGACCTACTTTGCGGCCGCCAAGGCGCGCCTGACGGCGCCCGTCGCCGGCGCCGC
This window of the Burkholderia contaminans genome carries:
- a CDS encoding DNA methyltransferase; the protein is MSYLYNGDCLVAMPKLAPESVDCIVTDPPYLVNFRDRSGRSIANDVNGDWLAPAFAEMFRVLKRDAVCISFYGWNKVDLFFDAWKAAGFRVAGHFVFTKSYASKAGLVKYQHESAYLLAKGRPVAPAAPIADVMPFPYSGNRHHPTEKPVAALRTLISAFTQPGDVVLDPFAGSGSTCVAARELGRRYIGIELDATYFAAAKARLTAPVAGAALAAA